From Lysinibacillus sp. SGAir0095, the proteins below share one genomic window:
- a CDS encoding HpcH/HpaI aldolase/citrate lyase family protein — translation MKHFSFETPERLEKIFYKQPESFTKYSEKEVLSYMVGATLYMPATKESIAQDVITKKFKELVSMVIDLEDAVGDNQLEEAEELLVKHLETIYYALENHIITFEDLPLIFVRVRTPEQFKRMSSRIGVYNRVLTGYVFPKFSPKNGREYLEILDAINTEDIVLYAMPILESTDFIYKEDRLESLLKTKEIIDSYSKYILNIRVGCTDFCGLYGIRRNVDTTIYDVSIIRDCLADILNVFNRQQDGYVISGPVWEYFSKEERILKPQLRVSPFEDRNGNTGLKKRNELINQFLDGLINEVILDKLNGIIGKTIIHPTHIKPVHALYTVTHEEYMDALSIIDNAEGNVGVLKSQYQNKMNEVKPHYYWAKRILLRAKAFGVFNEHQDYTSIIIEDDEE, via the coding sequence ATGAAACATTTTAGTTTTGAGACACCTGAAAGATTGGAGAAAATCTTTTATAAGCAACCAGAGTCCTTTACTAAGTATTCAGAAAAAGAAGTTCTTTCTTATATGGTGGGTGCAACTCTTTATATGCCGGCAACAAAAGAAAGTATTGCTCAGGATGTGATTACAAAGAAATTTAAAGAACTGGTTTCGATGGTGATTGATTTAGAGGATGCAGTTGGGGATAACCAGTTGGAGGAAGCAGAGGAACTTTTAGTCAAGCATCTAGAAACCATCTATTATGCACTGGAAAATCACATCATCACATTCGAGGATTTGCCTCTTATCTTTGTAAGAGTCCGAACGCCTGAACAGTTTAAGCGAATGAGTTCAAGAATTGGCGTATATAATAGGGTGTTAACTGGATATGTTTTTCCGAAGTTCTCTCCTAAAAATGGCAGGGAATATCTAGAAATACTGGACGCAATCAACACGGAGGATATCGTTCTGTATGCCATGCCGATCTTGGAATCTACTGATTTTATCTATAAAGAAGATCGACTGGAATCGTTATTAAAAACGAAGGAGATCATCGATTCCTATAGTAAATATATTCTAAACATACGAGTTGGTTGTACAGACTTTTGTGGATTGTATGGGATTCGAAGAAATGTAGATACGACAATTTATGATGTTTCGATTATCAGAGATTGTTTAGCCGATATATTAAATGTCTTTAATAGACAGCAGGATGGCTATGTCATTTCTGGTCCGGTTTGGGAGTACTTTTCGAAAGAAGAACGAATTTTAAAACCCCAGCTTCGTGTCAGTCCGTTCGAAGACAGAAATGGCAACACGGGCCTTAAAAAACGTAATGAATTAATAAACCAATTCCTGGATGGACTTATTAACGAAGTCATTTTAGATAAACTAAATGGCATTATCGGCAAAACGATAATCCACCCAACGCATATCAAACCTGTTCATGCCCTTTATACAGTGACGCACGAAGAATATATGGATGCACTAAGTATTATCGATAATGCGGAAGGAAATGTGGGGGTGCTGAAAAGCCAGTATCAAAATAAGATGAATGAAGTGAAGCCTCATTATTATTGGGCAAAACGCATTTTACTAAGAGCAAAAGCGTTTGGCGTATTTAATGAGCACCAGGATTATACAAGTATCATTATAGAAGACGATGAAGAATAA
- a CDS encoding phosphoribosyltransferase family protein, with the protein MTLKPVENKEVYHVLNNLTVEVEVMNNPYNFQLGQLFQMAARINKNRSFLFVSKVLGKHLAVNPKIPLLVGSLLAIRYLEVVHGESDARAEKIAKAIQTNEGLEEIWASLQKDPVTLPRATTFVGFAETATALGHAVFSTFSNHAKYIHTTREQIDNLQSIINFEEEHSHATSHRVYALDSEFFQDDSEVVLVDDEVTTGKTAINIIRTIKAEYPLKNKFTVVSILDWRTPEHRERYRQLEEELDITIHTISLIDGVVSVSGTPSTEENGLKTENTFRPEVVYLPVCHLLSSENFQQSASTSVNGIINKSSYLHATGRFGLSIEKEKEFSNRIQAVASYVKEKRRGEKTLVIGTGEFMYLPMYLASQMGEGVYFHSTTRSPIYHTNLNDYTIRQKFIFDSPENQGVTNYLYNIQPNQYDEVFIIFERMSSLEAASPLIEELSKVNIPFINIVNMTEIVE; encoded by the coding sequence ATGACGCTGAAACCTGTTGAAAATAAAGAAGTATATCATGTATTAAATAATCTGACTGTTGAAGTTGAAGTGATGAATAATCCCTACAATTTTCAGCTAGGACAGTTATTTCAAATGGCAGCAAGAATTAATAAAAACAGAAGCTTCTTATTTGTGAGCAAGGTTTTAGGAAAGCATCTTGCCGTCAACCCTAAAATACCTTTGCTTGTAGGAAGTTTACTAGCGATACGCTATTTAGAAGTTGTTCATGGAGAAAGCGACGCACGTGCCGAAAAAATTGCAAAGGCCATTCAAACAAATGAAGGGCTGGAGGAAATATGGGCTTCACTTCAAAAAGACCCAGTTACACTTCCAAGGGCAACAACTTTTGTCGGCTTTGCAGAAACAGCAACAGCACTGGGTCATGCGGTTTTTAGTACATTTAGCAATCATGCTAAGTACATCCATACAACAAGAGAACAAATTGACAATCTCCAGTCCATTATTAATTTTGAAGAAGAGCATTCTCATGCAACAAGTCATAGAGTCTATGCACTGGATTCGGAATTTTTCCAAGACGATAGTGAAGTGGTGCTGGTTGACGATGAAGTCACAACAGGAAAAACGGCAATCAATATTATTCGGACAATCAAAGCCGAGTACCCTTTAAAAAATAAGTTTACAGTTGTTTCGATTTTAGATTGGCGAACACCGGAGCATCGTGAGCGATACCGTCAATTAGAAGAAGAACTAGACATCACGATTCATACGATTTCATTAATAGACGGCGTGGTTTCCGTAAGTGGAACACCATCAACAGAAGAAAATGGATTGAAAACAGAAAATACTTTTAGGCCGGAAGTGGTTTATTTACCTGTTTGTCATCTATTATCATCAGAGAACTTTCAACAAAGTGCCTCAACTAGTGTCAATGGGATTATAAACAAATCGAGTTATTTGCATGCAACAGGAAGATTTGGTCTTTCTATTGAAAAGGAAAAAGAGTTTTCAAACCGCATCCAGGCAGTGGCGAGCTACGTGAAAGAAAAAAGGCGCGGTGAAAAAACATTAGTCATTGGTACGGGAGAATTCATGTATTTGCCTATGTATCTTGCTTCTCAAATGGGGGAGGGTGTATATTTTCATTCAACAACACGTAGTCCCATCTATCATACAAACCTAAATGACTATACGATTAGGCAAAAATTCATCTTTGATAGTCCCGAGAATCAAGGGGTAACCAACTACCTGTATAATATCCAACCAAATCAATATGATGAAGTGTTTATTATTTTTGAAAGAATGTCTTCACTAGAAGCGGCAAGCCCACTAATCGAAGAGTTAAGCAAAGTGAACATCCCCTTTATCAATATAGTCAATATGACAGAAATCGTAGAGTAG